One Comamonas endophytica DNA window includes the following coding sequences:
- a CDS encoding Bug family tripartite tricarboxylate transporter substrate binding protein: protein MRRDTFLHSLAALAVGGALPLSAQAAQAVKMMLPANPGGGWDTTGRALGKALQDAGVASSVTYDNKGGAAGAIGLAQFVNGSKGDPNALMVMGAVMLGGIITGKPPVNLTQATPLARLTSEYNVFVLPANSPYKTMADVVAQLKKDPGSIKWGGGSRGSTEHIAAAMIARAVGVDPAKINYVAFRGGGEAISAILGGNVTVGGSGMSEFAEYISSGKMKAIAVTSGQRLAGSNVPTLKEQGIDVEIGNWRGVYGAPGISRAQRDALIAMLDKAVKSPSWAESMKKNDWTAAWLAGDAFASFVDTEFASLRATMVKSGMV from the coding sequence GCGGTGCGCTGCCCCTGAGCGCGCAGGCGGCCCAGGCCGTCAAGATGATGCTGCCGGCCAACCCGGGCGGCGGCTGGGACACCACCGGCCGCGCGCTGGGCAAGGCGCTGCAGGACGCGGGCGTGGCCTCGTCGGTGACCTATGACAACAAGGGCGGCGCCGCCGGCGCCATCGGCCTGGCGCAGTTCGTCAACGGCAGCAAGGGCGACCCGAACGCGCTGATGGTGATGGGCGCCGTGATGCTGGGCGGCATCATCACCGGCAAGCCGCCGGTGAACCTGACGCAGGCCACGCCGCTGGCGCGCCTGACCAGCGAATACAACGTGTTCGTGCTGCCGGCCAACTCGCCCTACAAGACCATGGCCGACGTCGTGGCGCAGCTCAAGAAAGACCCGGGCAGCATCAAGTGGGGCGGCGGCTCGCGCGGCTCGACCGAGCACATTGCCGCGGCAATGATCGCGCGCGCCGTGGGCGTGGACCCGGCGAAGATCAACTACGTCGCATTCCGTGGCGGCGGCGAGGCCATCTCCGCCATCCTGGGCGGCAATGTCACCGTCGGCGGCAGCGGCATGAGCGAATTCGCCGAGTACATCTCCAGCGGCAAGATGAAGGCCATTGCCGTGACCTCCGGCCAGCGCCTGGCGGGCTCGAACGTGCCCACGCTCAAGGAGCAGGGCATCGACGTGGAGATCGGCAACTGGCGCGGCGTGTATGGCGCGCCCGGCATCAGCCGCGCGCAGCGCGACGCGCTGATCGCCATGCTCGACAAGGCCGTCAAGAGCCCCTCGTGGGCCGAGTCGATGAAGAAGAACGACTGGACCGCGGCCTGGCTGGCGGGCGATGCGTTTGCCTCGTTCGTCGACACCGAGTTCGCCAGCCTGCGCGCCACGATGGTCAAGTCCGGCATGGTCTGA
- a CDS encoding tripartite tricarboxylate transporter TctB family protein — translation MTDPSPLHSLDIPPPDTGAIPAVQLQTAVGAGVLLVAAGLAFGALQIPGDAGYGGVGPNFLPWVCAAVLALCGAWLVWEALSGGFRAMAVPTGSHRADWPAAVWVSAGLLLNAALITTLGFILSCTLCYVLAVQGLRRAAGQPQAGQLRTWGVDLFSGLCISAPVFWVFTQFLAINLPGLTGTGWL, via the coding sequence ATGACCGATCCCAGCCCCCTTCATTCCCTCGATATTCCTCCTCCCGATACCGGTGCCATTCCTGCCGTGCAGCTGCAGACCGCAGTGGGCGCGGGCGTGCTGCTGGTGGCGGCCGGCCTGGCCTTTGGCGCGCTGCAGATTCCCGGTGACGCGGGCTATGGCGGCGTTGGGCCGAACTTCCTGCCCTGGGTCTGCGCGGCTGTGCTGGCGCTGTGCGGCGCCTGGCTGGTGTGGGAGGCGCTGAGCGGCGGCTTCCGCGCGATGGCGGTGCCCACGGGCAGCCACCGGGCCGACTGGCCGGCAGCGGTCTGGGTTTCGGCCGGCCTGCTGCTCAATGCGGCGCTGATCACCACGCTGGGCTTCATCCTGAGCTGCACGCTGTGCTATGTGCTGGCGGTGCAGGGGCTGCGCCGCGCCGCGGGCCAGCCGCAGGCCGGGCAGCTGCGCACCTGGGGAGTGGACCTGTTCTCGGGCCTGTGCATCTCGGCGCCGGTGTTCTGGGTCTTCACGCAATTCCTGGCGATCAATTTGCCCGGCCTGACCGGGACGGGGTGGCTCTGA
- a CDS encoding tripartite tricarboxylate transporter permease, protein MEILDALMAGFATAITPVNLLWALVGCALGTAVGVLPGIGPAVAVAMLLPITAKVEVTASMIFFAGIYYGAMYGGSTASILLNTPGETASMVTAMEGNKMAKSGRAGAALATAAIGSFLAGTFATVVVTLFAPSVAEFAVRLGPPEYFMLMVLAFTTVSAVLGQSRLRGMTALFIGLAAGCIGMDQISGAARYTGGKMELLDGIDIVLVAVGLFAVAEVLYAALYEGHTAETQNRMGRVHMTKRDWRRSLPAWLRGTAIGMPFGCIPAGGTEIPTFLSYAAEKKLAKGKDKEEFGRQGAIEGVAGPEAANNATVTAALIPLLTLGIPTSNTTAVLLGAFQNYGINPGPQLFTSSATLVWALIASLYIGNLMLLVLNLPMVGLWVKLLRIPKPQLYAGILIFATVGAYGMRQSAFDLFLLYGVGVLGVLMRRFDFPTAPVVVGMILGPLAEAQMRNAVSIGEGSWMIFLQRPMSLALIVIVLAVLIVPRLLARRIRV, encoded by the coding sequence ATGGAAATTCTCGACGCCCTGATGGCGGGCTTCGCCACCGCCATCACCCCTGTCAATCTGCTCTGGGCCCTGGTCGGCTGCGCGCTCGGCACCGCCGTGGGCGTGCTGCCGGGCATCGGTCCCGCCGTGGCGGTGGCCATGCTGCTGCCGATCACCGCCAAGGTCGAGGTCACGGCCTCGATGATCTTCTTTGCCGGCATCTACTACGGCGCGATGTATGGCGGCTCGACGGCCTCGATCCTGCTGAACACGCCCGGGGAGACGGCCAGCATGGTCACGGCCATGGAGGGCAACAAGATGGCCAAGAGCGGGCGCGCGGGCGCGGCGCTGGCCACGGCCGCCATCGGCTCCTTCCTGGCGGGCACCTTTGCCACCGTGGTGGTCACGCTGTTCGCGCCTTCGGTCGCGGAGTTTGCCGTCAGGCTGGGGCCGCCGGAGTATTTCATGCTGATGGTGCTGGCCTTCACCACCGTGAGCGCGGTGCTGGGCCAGAGCCGGCTGCGCGGCATGACGGCGCTGTTCATCGGCCTGGCCGCGGGCTGCATCGGCATGGACCAGATCTCGGGCGCGGCGCGCTACACCGGCGGCAAGATGGAACTGCTCGATGGCATCGACATCGTGCTGGTGGCGGTGGGCCTGTTTGCCGTGGCCGAGGTGCTCTATGCGGCGCTGTACGAAGGCCATACGGCCGAGACGCAGAACCGCATGGGCCGCGTGCACATGACCAAACGCGACTGGCGCCGCTCGCTGCCCGCCTGGCTGCGCGGCACGGCCATCGGCATGCCCTTTGGCTGCATTCCGGCTGGCGGCACGGAGATCCCCACTTTCCTGAGCTATGCGGCCGAGAAGAAGCTGGCCAAGGGCAAGGACAAGGAGGAATTCGGCCGCCAGGGTGCGATCGAGGGCGTGGCCGGGCCCGAGGCGGCCAACAATGCCACCGTGACGGCGGCGCTGATTCCGCTGCTGACGCTGGGCATTCCCACCTCCAACACCACGGCGGTGCTGCTGGGCGCGTTCCAGAACTACGGCATCAACCCCGGCCCGCAGCTGTTCACGAGCTCGGCGACGCTGGTCTGGGCGCTGATCGCCTCGCTGTACATCGGCAATCTGATGCTGCTGGTGCTGAACCTGCCGATGGTTGGGCTCTGGGTCAAGCTTCTGCGCATCCCCAAGCCGCAGCTGTACGCGGGCATCCTGATCTTCGCCACGGTGGGGGCCTACGGCATGCGCCAGAGCGCCTTCGATCTGTTCCTGCTGTATGGCGTCGGCGTGCTGGGCGTGCTGATGCGGCGCTTCGACTTCCCCACCGCGCCGGTGGTGGTGGGCATGATCCTGGGGCCGCTGGCCGAGGCGCAGATGCGCAATGCGGTGTCCATTGGCGAGGGCAGCTGGATGATCTTCCTGCAGCGGCCGATGTCGCTGGCGTTGATCGTGATCGTGCTGGCGGTGCTGATCGTGCCGCGGTTGCTGGCGCGGCGCATCCGGGTCTGA
- a CDS encoding YeeE/YedE thiosulfate transporter family protein: MKRLPLAALMAVFLGWLLWTVSVRQAALFAVGIGLGAVLAGRRFGFTTGWRMLIEDKDASGVFGQLLLLALAAALAMPLLGTFPELTAALGPPSVSLLIGAFVFGLCMQIADGCGSGTLYKAGMGIPMNAAILPMFAIGSFVGSLHLGWWLDLGRVAPVGLVTSWGWPTALAATLLALALIAVGVRWYVGQANARLQRPAQPLWQRRWVVGAVLIAVLATANLVIAGQPWGVVYGFGLWAAKVANATGAVDLAQNWFWSQPGNAARLQETVLLDVTSITNIGILAGALWAAAGKPAAAKALTGTQWVVALVAGLVLGYSSRLAFGCNVGAMISGISTGSIHGWIWVPLAFAGTIFGLRIRRHFGF, encoded by the coding sequence ATGAAACGTCTTCCCCTCGCGGCCTTGATGGCCGTTTTCCTTGGCTGGCTGCTCTGGACGGTGTCCGTGCGCCAGGCCGCCCTGTTTGCCGTGGGCATCGGCCTGGGCGCCGTGCTTGCGGGCCGGCGCTTTGGCTTTACCACCGGCTGGCGCATGCTGATCGAGGACAAGGATGCCAGCGGCGTCTTTGGCCAATTGCTGCTGCTGGCGCTGGCCGCGGCCCTTGCCATGCCTTTGCTGGGCACCTTCCCCGAGCTGACGGCAGCGCTTGGTCCTCCGAGCGTGAGCCTGCTGATCGGCGCCTTTGTCTTCGGCCTGTGCATGCAGATCGCCGACGGCTGCGGCAGCGGCACGCTCTACAAGGCGGGCATGGGCATTCCCATGAACGCTGCCATCCTGCCGATGTTTGCCATCGGCAGCTTCGTCGGCTCGCTGCACCTGGGCTGGTGGCTCGATCTCGGACGCGTGGCGCCCGTCGGTCTGGTCACCTCCTGGGGCTGGCCGACGGCCCTGGCTGCCACGCTGCTGGCGCTGGCGCTGATTGCCGTGGGCGTGCGCTGGTACGTCGGCCAGGCCAACGCCCGGCTGCAGCGCCCGGCGCAGCCGCTGTGGCAGCGCCGCTGGGTCGTGGGCGCCGTGCTGATTGCGGTCCTTGCGACCGCCAATCTGGTGATTGCCGGCCAGCCCTGGGGCGTGGTCTATGGCTTCGGCCTGTGGGCGGCCAAGGTGGCCAACGCCACGGGTGCGGTCGATCTCGCGCAGAACTGGTTCTGGAGCCAGCCTGGCAACGCCGCGCGGCTGCAGGAAACCGTGCTGCTGGACGTGACCAGCATCACCAATATCGGCATCCTGGCCGGTGCGCTTTGGGCTGCGGCCGGCAAACCCGCCGCCGCCAAGGCGCTGACCGGCACGCAGTGGGTCGTCGCGCTGGTCGCCGGCCTGGTGCTGGGCTACAGCTCGCGCCTGGCCTTCGGCTGCAATGTAGGCGCGATGATCTCGGGCATCAGCACCGGCAGCATCCATGGCTGGATCTGGGTACCGCTGGCCTTTGCCGGAACCATCTTCGGGCTGCGCATCCGCCGCCACTTCGGCTTCTGA
- a CDS encoding sulfurtransferase: protein MKKMLAFAVALTAAQWVAAAQPLLTPAQLNAIQATSPALRVIDIRDAKAYGAQHIPGALNAPYAKWRGPATNPGELPDVSKLTQLVQSLGLTPSTHAVVVSTGADATDFGASARVYWTLKTLGLKELSIVNGGMKSWADAKLPQDSATPEVAASRWQPQLDSSLIATREDIRRNIDLSNAALVDSRPDAFYQGKTRAPAAKLSGTLPGAQQLDFNQWFVPGTSTFVDAAAARQIAAKVQRQQGQDMVAFCNTGHWAATDWFGLSEMAGLPNVKLYAGSMVDWTQQPDAPALENQPSRAESLAYDARQWWQRKFK from the coding sequence ATGAAGAAAATGCTTGCCTTTGCTGTGGCGTTGACCGCTGCCCAGTGGGTTGCGGCCGCACAGCCTTTGCTCACGCCAGCGCAGCTGAACGCGATCCAGGCGACATCGCCCGCCCTGCGCGTCATCGACATCCGCGATGCCAAGGCCTATGGCGCGCAGCACATTCCCGGCGCGCTCAATGCTCCCTATGCCAAGTGGCGCGGCCCCGCCACCAACCCGGGCGAGCTGCCCGATGTCTCCAAGCTCACGCAGCTCGTGCAATCGCTGGGTCTGACACCGTCCACCCACGCGGTCGTTGTCTCGACAGGCGCGGATGCCACCGATTTCGGCGCCTCGGCGCGCGTCTACTGGACGCTCAAGACCCTGGGACTCAAGGAATTGTCCATCGTCAACGGCGGCATGAAGTCCTGGGCCGATGCCAAGCTGCCGCAGGACAGCGCCACTCCCGAGGTCGCAGCCAGCCGTTGGCAGCCGCAGCTCGACAGCAGCCTGATCGCCACGCGCGAGGACATCCGCAGGAACATCGACCTGAGCAACGCGGCGCTGGTCGATTCGCGCCCCGATGCCTTCTACCAGGGCAAGACGCGCGCGCCCGCGGCCAAGCTCTCGGGCACGCTGCCCGGCGCGCAGCAGCTCGACTTCAACCAGTGGTTCGTGCCGGGCACCTCCACGTTTGTGGACGCCGCTGCGGCGCGCCAGATTGCCGCCAAGGTCCAGCGCCAGCAGGGCCAGGACATGGTGGCCTTCTGCAACACCGGCCACTGGGCTGCGACCGACTGGTTCGGCCTGAGCGAGATGGCCGGCTTGCCCAACGTCAAGCTGTATGCGGGCTCGATGGTCGACTGGACCCAGCAGCCGGACGCACCGGCGCTGGAAAACCAGCCCAGCCGCGCCGAGTCGCTGGCTTATGACGCGCGCCAGTGGTGGCAGCGCAAGTTCAAGTAA
- a CDS encoding DMT family transporter yields the protein MSSSPILAKTFQAAPAHLAQRSTFLWLCVMVLLWGLSWPATRLALDVVPPLWLAAIRFGSAALCLFAVLAIRGQLAFPPHQDWPIVASMGLLQMMTFTGLGMIAMTHMDTSRAVLLAYTTPLWGVVAGWMILRQAPTRWQLLALAVGLAGVALVCSPWEMDWTAPGAVMGTAFLLTGAICWSVAILHIKRHRWTASPLALAPWQMLLASVPLSGFAFALEGSPAAIPFDPKLLELLLFIGPIATSACFVISAEHGRRISTFAMSNFTLGVPLVGILASVLLLGNRLSMLFAAGLCLVFSGMVLAAVAAARKR from the coding sequence ATGTCCAGTTCCCCCATCCTTGCAAAGACCTTCCAGGCCGCGCCCGCGCATCTGGCGCAGCGCTCCACTTTCCTGTGGCTTTGCGTGATGGTGCTGCTCTGGGGCTTGAGCTGGCCTGCCACCAGGCTGGCGCTGGATGTGGTGCCGCCGCTGTGGCTGGCCGCCATCCGCTTTGGCAGCGCCGCGCTGTGCCTGTTTGCCGTGCTCGCAATCCGCGGCCAGCTGGCATTCCCACCGCACCAGGACTGGCCGATCGTCGCCAGCATGGGCCTGCTGCAGATGATGACCTTCACCGGCCTGGGCATGATTGCCATGACCCACATGGACACCAGCCGCGCCGTGCTGCTGGCCTACACCACGCCGCTGTGGGGGGTCGTTGCCGGCTGGATGATATTGCGCCAGGCGCCGACGCGCTGGCAGTTGCTGGCCCTTGCCGTGGGCCTGGCGGGCGTGGCGCTGGTGTGCTCGCCCTGGGAAATGGACTGGACCGCGCCCGGCGCCGTCATGGGCACGGCCTTCCTGCTCACCGGCGCCATCTGCTGGTCGGTGGCGATCCTGCATATCAAGCGCCACCGCTGGACGGCCTCGCCGCTGGCGCTGGCGCCATGGCAGATGCTGCTGGCCAGCGTGCCGCTTTCGGGTTTTGCCTTTGCGCTGGAAGGCTCGCCAGCAGCCATTCCCTTTGACCCCAAGCTTCTGGAGCTGCTGCTGTTCATCGGGCCCATCGCCACCTCGGCCTGCTTTGTGATCTCGGCCGAGCACGGCCGCCGCATCAGCACCTTCGCCATGTCCAACTTCACGCTGGGCGTGCCGCTGGTGGGCATCCTGGCCTCGGTGCTGTTGCTGGGCAATCGGCTGTCGATGCTGTTTGCCGCCGGTTTATGCCTGGTGTTTTCCGGTATGGTGCTGGCCGCCGTGGCTGCGGCCCGCAAACGCTGA
- a CDS encoding Lrp/AsnC family transcriptional regulator: MSEITLDEASLRILDELQKNAELSNAELAERVGLSASPCWRRVTEMKQNGVLRASVSLVDPLKLGLAVNVFVHVSLKHQDKESLEVFTRAIARRPEVMECYLMSGEADFMLRVVIEDLIKYQNLLLECLTQIPSVASIRSSFALSQVKYTTALPTGHLRRR, translated from the coding sequence TTGAGCGAAATCACCTTGGACGAAGCCAGCCTGCGCATTCTCGATGAACTGCAGAAGAACGCCGAGCTGAGCAATGCGGAACTGGCCGAGCGCGTGGGCCTGTCGGCCTCGCCCTGCTGGCGCCGGGTCACGGAAATGAAGCAAAACGGGGTGCTGCGCGCCTCGGTGTCGCTGGTCGACCCGCTCAAGCTGGGGCTTGCCGTGAACGTCTTCGTGCATGTCTCGCTGAAGCACCAGGACAAGGAGTCGCTGGAGGTGTTCACGCGCGCGATCGCCCGCCGGCCCGAGGTGATGGAGTGCTATCTGATGAGCGGCGAGGCCGACTTCATGCTGCGCGTGGTGATCGAGGACCTGATCAAGTACCAGAACCTGCTGCTCGAATGCCTGACGCAGATTCCCAGCGTGGCGAGCATCCGTTCGAGCTTTGCGCTGAGCCAGGTGAAGTACACCACCGCGCTGCCGACGGGGCATTTGCGCCGGCGGTGA
- the hemH gene encoding ferrochelatase, producing the protein MLSRFAPEPPFSHASAPRTGVLLCNLGTPDAPTAPAVRRYLAQFLGDDRVVEIPKLAWWPILHGIILRTRPAKSAAKYATVWHPQDGSPLAHWTARQSLLLRGWLGEAGHSVLVRHAMRYGNPSIASELDALKAEGATRILILPLYPQYSGTTTASVFDAVYEWARTQRHVPELRFVNRYHDDAGYIDALARRIEAHWRDAGRSAHLVMSFHGVPARTLELGDPYHCESQKTGRLLAERLGLSPEQYTVTFQSRFGKARWLEPYTEPTLIAMAQRGVHSVDVVCPGFTSDCLETLEEINQEAREAFLHAGGKAFAYIPCLNDSAPWITALSQIAQQHLAGWPLDRPDEAALQRTAQRARAMGAAK; encoded by the coding sequence ATGCTTTCACGCTTTGCGCCAGAACCTCCCTTCTCCCACGCCAGCGCGCCGCGCACTGGCGTGCTGCTGTGCAACCTCGGCACGCCCGATGCGCCCACGGCCCCGGCCGTGCGCCGCTATCTGGCGCAGTTCCTCGGCGACGACCGCGTGGTCGAGATCCCGAAGCTGGCCTGGTGGCCGATCCTGCACGGCATCATCCTGCGCACGCGTCCCGCGAAGTCCGCGGCGAAGTATGCGACGGTGTGGCATCCCCAGGATGGCTCGCCCCTCGCGCACTGGACGGCGCGCCAGTCGCTGCTGCTGCGCGGCTGGCTGGGCGAGGCCGGGCATTCGGTATTGGTGCGGCATGCGATGCGCTATGGCAACCCGTCCATTGCCAGCGAACTCGACGCGCTCAAGGCCGAAGGCGCCACGCGCATCCTGATCCTGCCGCTGTATCCGCAGTACTCGGGCACGACCACGGCCAGCGTGTTCGATGCGGTCTATGAATGGGCGCGCACGCAGCGCCATGTTCCGGAGCTGCGCTTCGTCAACCGCTACCACGACGATGCGGGCTATATCGACGCACTGGCCAGGCGCATCGAGGCGCACTGGCGCGACGCCGGGCGCAGCGCGCATCTGGTGATGAGCTTCCATGGCGTGCCCGCGCGCACGCTGGAGCTGGGTGATCCCTACCACTGCGAAAGCCAGAAGACCGGCCGCCTGCTGGCCGAGCGCCTGGGTCTTTCGCCCGAGCAATACACCGTCACCTTCCAGTCGCGCTTTGGCAAGGCCAGGTGGCTCGAGCCCTATACCGAGCCCACGCTGATCGCCATGGCGCAGCGCGGCGTGCACAGCGTCGATGTGGTGTGCCCGGGCTTCACCAGCGATTGCCTCGAGACGCTGGAGGAAATCAACCAGGAGGCGCGCGAAGCCTTCCTGCATGCGGGCGGCAAGGCGTTTGCGTATATCCCCTGCCTCAACGACAGCGCGCCCTGGATCACCGCGCTGAGCCAGATTGCGCAGCAGCACCTCGCAGGCTGGCCGCTGGATCGGCCGGATGAAGCAGCGCTGCAGCGCACGGCGCAGCGCGCCAGGGCGATGGGCGCAGCGAAGTGA
- a CDS encoding HAD family hydrolase, whose amino-acid sequence MQSQPDFSAFSGIRAITLDLDDTLWPIWPTIERAERVLLQWLHTHAPATAQALQTAEAVRAVRNEIGSLRPDLAHDLNGLRRESIRLALTRAGDDHTLAEAAFEAFFAERQRVELFEDVLPALEFLAARWPIVALSNGTADVHVVGLGKFFHASVSAHRVGFAKPDARIFDLAAKAAGVPAHSVLHIGDDAMLDVKAAMDAGMLAVWVNRSGVEWPHEGATPHATVASLAQLCEGLSTKA is encoded by the coding sequence ATGCAATCACAACCCGACTTCAGCGCGTTTTCCGGCATCCGCGCCATCACCCTCGATCTCGACGACACCCTGTGGCCGATCTGGCCCACGATCGAGCGCGCCGAGCGCGTGCTGCTGCAGTGGCTGCACACGCACGCCCCGGCCACTGCCCAGGCGCTGCAGACCGCCGAGGCGGTGCGCGCCGTGCGCAACGAGATCGGCAGCCTGCGGCCCGATCTGGCGCACGACCTCAACGGGCTGCGGCGCGAATCGATACGCCTGGCGCTGACGCGCGCGGGCGACGACCATACGCTGGCCGAGGCCGCGTTCGAGGCCTTCTTTGCCGAGCGCCAGCGCGTCGAGCTGTTCGAGGACGTGCTGCCGGCGCTCGAGTTCCTGGCCGCGCGCTGGCCCATCGTGGCGTTGAGCAACGGCACGGCCGATGTGCATGTCGTCGGCCTGGGAAAATTCTTCCACGCCAGTGTCAGTGCGCACCGCGTGGGCTTTGCCAAGCCCGATGCGCGCATCTTCGATCTGGCGGCCAAGGCCGCGGGCGTGCCCGCGCACAGCGTGCTGCACATTGGGGACGACGCGATGCTGGACGTCAAGGCCGCGATGGATGCTGGCATGCTCGCGGTGTGGGTCAACCGCTCCGGCGTGGAATGGCCGCACGAGGGGGCCACGCCGCATGCGACGGTGGCCAGCCTGGCGCAGCTGTGCGAGGGCTTGAGCACCAAGGCTTGA
- a CDS encoding LysR family transcriptional regulator encodes MYSSERLKGIDVFVAVVDAGSFTAAGERLNLSNSAVGKAIARLEARLGVRLFERTTRRLALTDAGHAFHRTCQRVLGELEEAEHVLQAEGSVPVGRLRIDLPATYGQLHVMPLLFEFMQAYPGVQPQVSFTDRFVDLVEDGIDVAVRIGGSDAWPAPIGHRFLGQERRIFCCAPGYLERVGPLADDLAALAQVEGVLYRRADGSPGPWLIQRGNAPVEHLQPRARLEIGNAQAWVDAVVQGLGVAQISTWLVGDRIARGELVHVLPSFAADGLPLYLLWQRSRQLLPKVDALLAHLGKTLHV; translated from the coding sequence ATGTACTCCTCCGAGCGCCTCAAAGGCATCGATGTGTTTGTCGCTGTCGTCGATGCCGGCAGCTTCACCGCCGCCGGCGAGCGCCTGAATCTGAGCAACTCGGCGGTGGGCAAGGCCATCGCGCGCCTCGAGGCACGCCTGGGCGTGCGGCTTTTCGAGCGCACCACGCGGCGGCTGGCGCTGACCGATGCGGGACACGCCTTCCACCGTACCTGCCAGCGCGTGCTGGGGGAGCTGGAAGAGGCCGAGCATGTGCTGCAGGCCGAGGGCAGTGTGCCCGTGGGCCGGCTGCGCATCGATCTGCCTGCGACCTATGGGCAGCTGCATGTGATGCCGCTGCTGTTTGAGTTCATGCAGGCCTATCCCGGCGTGCAGCCGCAGGTCTCGTTCACCGACCGCTTCGTCGATCTGGTGGAGGACGGCATCGACGTGGCGGTGCGCATCGGTGGCAGCGATGCCTGGCCCGCGCCCATCGGTCACCGCTTTCTCGGCCAGGAACGGCGGATCTTCTGCTGCGCGCCCGGCTACCTGGAGCGCGTGGGACCGCTCGCCGATGATCTGGCGGCTTTGGCGCAGGTCGAGGGCGTGCTTTACCGCCGCGCCGATGGTTCCCCTGGGCCATGGCTGATCCAGCGTGGCAACGCGCCGGTCGAGCACTTGCAGCCCCGGGCGCGGCTGGAGATCGGCAATGCGCAGGCTTGGGTGGACGCCGTGGTGCAGGGCCTGGGCGTGGCGCAGATCTCCACCTGGCTGGTGGGCGACCGGATCGCACGTGGCGAACTCGTGCACGTACTGCCCTCGTTTGCCGCCGACGGCCTGCCGCTTTATCTGCTGTGGCAGCGCAGCCGGCAACTGCTGCCCAAGGTCGATGCGCTGCTGGCGCATCTTGGCAAAACACTACACGTGTAG
- a CDS encoding MFS transporter, giving the protein MSSSSSVAAGQPPGSRISTMILAIAAFVIVTTEFLMVGLLPALARDLSISVSTAGQLVTLFAVVVMVFGPPLTARLAHVERKRLFLGVLALFAASNALAALAPNFWVLALARIVPALALPVFWGTASETAAQLAGPKRAGRAVATVYLGISAAMLLGIPLGTIAGDAIGWRGAFWALAMLSLLVAVLLQCFMPALPGSQRVSLAQQARILRDPAFVAHVLLSVAVFTAMFTGYTYLAELLEKQALVPAAQVGWWLMGFGAVGLLGNWLGGIWVDRKPLAATAAFSALLALGMLATVVLARQHAGLVLALAIWGIANTALYPICQIRVMKSAPQAQALAGTINVSAANGGIALGAVLGGASISWWGVASVGVAGAAVAAVAAVAALVMARRFVQR; this is encoded by the coding sequence ATGTCTTCTTCTTCCTCCGTAGCCGCCGGCCAGCCCCCAGGCAGCCGGATATCCACCATGATCCTGGCGATTGCCGCCTTTGTGATCGTCACCACCGAATTCCTGATGGTCGGCCTGCTGCCGGCGCTGGCGCGCGACCTGTCGATTTCCGTATCGACCGCGGGCCAGCTGGTGACGCTGTTTGCCGTCGTGGTGATGGTTTTCGGCCCCCCGCTGACCGCGCGGCTGGCGCACGTGGAGCGCAAGCGCCTGTTCCTTGGCGTGCTGGCACTGTTTGCCGCCTCCAATGCGCTGGCGGCCCTGGCGCCGAACTTCTGGGTGCTGGCGCTGGCGCGCATCGTCCCCGCGCTGGCTTTGCCGGTGTTCTGGGGCACCGCCAGCGAAACCGCGGCGCAGCTGGCCGGGCCCAAGCGTGCGGGCCGGGCGGTGGCCACGGTGTACCTGGGCATCTCCGCCGCCATGCTGCTGGGCATTCCGCTGGGCACGATTGCAGGCGACGCCATTGGCTGGCGCGGCGCGTTCTGGGCGCTGGCCATGCTTTCACTGCTGGTCGCAGTGCTGCTGCAATGCTTCATGCCGGCGCTGCCGGGCAGCCAGCGCGTGAGCCTGGCGCAGCAGGCACGTATCCTGCGCGACCCCGCGTTCGTCGCCCATGTGCTGCTGTCGGTGGCGGTGTTCACGGCCATGTTCACGGGCTACACCTATCTGGCCGAGTTGCTGGAAAAGCAGGCCCTGGTGCCCGCGGCGCAGGTCGGCTGGTGGCTGATGGGCTTCGGCGCGGTGGGCCTGCTGGGCAACTGGCTGGGCGGGATCTGGGTCGATCGAAAACCGCTGGCGGCTACCGCCGCGTTCAGCGCGCTGCTGGCGCTGGGCATGCTGGCAACCGTGGTGCTGGCGCGCCAGCATGCCGGCCTGGTGCTGGCATTGGCGATCTGGGGCATTGCCAACACGGCGCTCTATCCGATTTGCCAGATCCGCGTGATGAAATCGGCGCCCCAGGCCCAGGCGCTGGCAGGAACCATCAACGTCTCCGCGGCCAATGGCGGCATTGCGCTGGGCGCGGTGCTGGGGGGCGCCAGCATCTCCTGGTGGGGCGTGGCCAGCGTGGGCGTGGCGGGCGCGGCAGTGGCTGCGGTGGCAGCCGTGGCGGCGCTGGTGATGGCGCGCCGCTTCGTGCAGCGCTGA